In Miniphocaeibacter halophilus, the following proteins share a genomic window:
- a CDS encoding helix-turn-helix domain-containing protein, with protein sequence MFEIIKELCKVKGISISELERQLGYSQNVLYRLKTQVPGSDKVVDLANFFNVSTDYLLGRTEIKNILTTKDKNDIALLIKQILTMLNKDDNLLYNGKPITEQEKTNMQIALEIVLKIND encoded by the coding sequence ATGTTTGAAATAATAAAAGAATTATGTAAAGTAAAGGGTATATCAATAAGTGAATTAGAAAGACAGTTAGGTTATTCACAAAATGTTTTATATCGTTTAAAAACTCAAGTTCCAGGTTCTGATAAAGTAGTAGATTTGGCGAACTTTTTTAATGTTTCTACTGATTATCTGCTAGGCAGAACAGAAATAAAGAATATACTTACAACAAAAGATAAAAATGATATTGCATTACTGATAAAACAAATTCTTACAATGTTAAATAAAGATGATAACTTATTATATAATGGAAAACCAATAACGGAGCAAGAAAAAACAAATATGCAAATAGCATTGGAAATAGTGTTAAAAATAAATGATTAG
- a CDS encoding RNA-binding domain-containing protein has product MISKDLINEIMTGKETKTVEFKEAKNKIPKSIYETVCSFSNRNGGNIYLGIKDDGTIIGVDPNSIIQMKKDFVTTIQSNKKICPPLYLDINEHDLEGKSILHIFVPNSSQVHRLNNKIYDRNEDADIDITNNTVAVQQLFSRKQTEYTERKIYPYITLDDLDLTLIDKLKKAAILQEEYQSWVSYDHLEILKSIGMYSKDYITGDEGFTLAAAITFGTDELISSVLPYFRIDALLREEDIERYDDRENIRTNLIDSYDILMDFVKKHTSSFFYLENDRRINVRDILFRELIVNMLVHREYSNAYVSKLIIEKDSIIVENANKPIHPGIIKKGTIAPYPKNPTIAKVFNILGLIDEVGSGFGKIFKYTDLIYKSYPKIINEDIFKVCILKTNVFVLSDQQKLVVDFLIIPRTSKEILKLLNIKDLNTLRKNILNPLMENYIIERTIPDKPTSPNQKYKLIEKE; this is encoded by the coding sequence ATGATTAGTAAAGATTTAATTAATGAAATAATGACAGGAAAAGAAACGAAAACTGTTGAATTTAAAGAAGCGAAAAATAAAATTCCTAAAAGTATTTATGAAACAGTATGTTCCTTTTCGAATAGGAATGGTGGAAATATTTATCTGGGAATAAAAGATGATGGTACTATAATTGGTGTAGATCCAAATAGTATTATACAAATGAAAAAAGATTTTGTTACTACTATTCAATCTAATAAAAAAATATGTCCACCACTATATCTAGATATTAATGAACATGACTTAGAAGGGAAAAGTATACTACATATATTTGTACCTAATAGTTCTCAAGTTCATAGACTAAATAATAAAATTTATGATAGAAATGAAGATGCCGACATTGATATAACAAATAATACTGTAGCAGTTCAACAGCTTTTTAGTAGGAAACAAACAGAGTATACGGAAAGAAAAATTTATCCCTATATAACTTTGGATGACCTAGACTTAACATTAATAGATAAGTTAAAAAAGGCTGCAATTTTACAGGAAGAATATCAAAGTTGGGTATCTTATGATCATTTAGAAATATTGAAATCTATAGGGATGTATAGTAAAGACTATATTACAGGAGACGAAGGTTTTACATTAGCAGCAGCGATAACTTTTGGGACAGATGAGCTTATATCTTCAGTATTGCCTTATTTTAGAATAGATGCTCTTTTGAGGGAGGAAGATATTGAGAGATATGATGATAGAGAAAATATTAGAACGAATTTAATAGACTCATATGATATTTTAATGGATTTTGTAAAAAAACATACTTCTAGTTTTTTCTATCTAGAAAATGATAGAAGGATTAATGTTAGAGATATTTTATTTAGAGAGCTAATTGTAAATATGCTGGTTCATAGAGAATATTCAAATGCTTATGTTTCAAAATTGATTATAGAGAAAGATTCTATTATTGTTGAGAATGCAAATAAACCCATACATCCAGGAATTATAAAAAAGGGAACTATTGCTCCATATCCTAAAAATCCTACAATAGCAAAAGTATTTAATATTTTAGGTTTAATTGATGAAGTTGGATCAGGATTTGGTAAAATTTTCAAATATACTGATTTAATATATAAATCTTATCCTAAAATAATTAATGAAGATATTTTTAAAGTATGTATTTTAAAAACTAATGTATTTGTTTTATCAGATCAACAAAAACTTGTTGTTGATTTTTTAATAATACCTAGAACTAGTAAAGAAATTTTAAAACTTCTTAATATTAAAGATTTGAATACCTTGAGAAAAAATATTCTGAATCCATTAATGGAGAATTATATAATTGAAAGGACAATACCCGATAAACCGACAAGCCCTAATCAAAAATATAAACTAATAGAAAAAGAATAG